A portion of the Pectobacterium brasiliense genome contains these proteins:
- a CDS encoding multidrug efflux MFS transporter, with amino-acid sequence METWKLNLFSAWLGCFFTGLAMSQILPFLPLYIEQLGVHSHESLSLWSGLIFSSSFLVSAAVAPLWGSLADRKGRKLMLLRAALGMAIVMSLQGLATNVWHLFILRTLMGLTSGYIPNAMALIASQVPREKSGWALGMLSTGQIAGVILGPLFGGFMADYIGLRIVFFITGGMLFTSFLITLFAIKESVVKVTKENRLSGKAVFASLPYPALIICLFITTMMIQMANGSISPILTLFIRDLAPGTDNIAFISGVIAVIPGVSALLSAPRLGRLGDRIGAHRVLVAALAISVLLFLVMAMVQSPTQLGILRFLLGFADGALMPTVQALLVKYSSQQVTGRIFGYNQSFMYLGNVLGPLVGSGVSALMGFRWVFVITAVLVLCNTLQLFFAFRKPRGKR; translated from the coding sequence GCTTGGCGTTCACTCGCACGAGTCGCTAAGCCTGTGGTCCGGTTTGATCTTCAGTTCGTCTTTCCTCGTCTCAGCCGCCGTTGCGCCACTGTGGGGAAGCCTCGCCGACCGTAAAGGGCGAAAGCTCATGCTGCTGCGCGCCGCACTCGGCATGGCGATCGTGATGTCGTTGCAAGGGTTGGCAACCAACGTATGGCACCTGTTCATCCTGCGCACGCTCATGGGGCTAACCTCTGGGTACATTCCCAATGCGATGGCGCTGATTGCCTCACAGGTTCCGCGTGAAAAAAGCGGCTGGGCGCTGGGCATGCTATCGACCGGACAGATCGCAGGCGTCATTCTCGGCCCCTTATTCGGCGGCTTTATGGCCGACTATATCGGACTACGCATCGTCTTTTTCATCACCGGTGGCATGCTGTTTACCAGCTTCCTGATTACGCTTTTTGCGATTAAAGAGAGCGTGGTTAAGGTCACCAAAGAGAATCGGCTCAGCGGAAAAGCCGTCTTCGCGTCGCTGCCGTATCCGGCGCTCATCATCTGCCTGTTCATTACGACAATGATGATCCAGATGGCGAACGGCTCCATCAGCCCTATCCTGACCCTGTTCATCCGCGATCTGGCTCCCGGCACCGATAATATTGCCTTTATCAGCGGCGTGATTGCCGTGATTCCCGGCGTGTCCGCCCTGCTATCCGCCCCGCGACTTGGCCGTTTAGGCGACCGGATCGGCGCACATCGCGTCCTGGTAGCCGCACTGGCGATCAGCGTACTGCTATTCCTGGTCATGGCGATGGTACAAAGCCCTACACAGCTCGGCATCCTGCGCTTTCTGCTGGGCTTTGCCGACGGCGCACTAATGCCAACCGTGCAGGCGCTGTTGGTCAAATACAGCAGCCAGCAGGTGACAGGCCGCATCTTCGGCTATAACCAGTCATTCATGTATTTAGGCAACGTACTGGGGCCGCTGGTGGGTTCCGGTGTGTCCGCCCTGATGGGCTTCCGCTGGGTTTTCGTCATCACCGCCGTTCTGGTGCTGTGCAATACGCTACAACTCTTTTTCGCTTTCAGGAAACCGCGCGGAAAGAGATAA
- a CDS encoding ExbD/TolR family protein, translated as MRNWNEPKKQKAHIDLVPMIDVMMFLLVFFVLISMNVIPALGLKTQLPAAGSAQQLKPQKKAIITLGAQDHLELDGQPMALNDLVTTLQQQQQDQQTTIIINSDKSVEVERLVAVMDTLRQGGFLSISIATRKL; from the coding sequence ATGAGAAACTGGAACGAACCCAAGAAGCAAAAAGCCCACATCGATTTGGTTCCCATGATCGATGTGATGATGTTCCTGCTGGTCTTTTTTGTGCTGATCAGCATGAACGTTATTCCTGCGCTAGGCCTGAAAACGCAGCTCCCCGCCGCAGGCAGCGCACAGCAACTTAAGCCGCAGAAAAAAGCGATCATCACGCTTGGCGCACAGGATCATCTTGAGCTGGACGGACAGCCGATGGCCCTGAACGATCTCGTTACGACGCTGCAACAGCAGCAGCAAGATCAGCAAACCACCATCATTATCAACAGCGATAAAAGCGTCGAGGTTGAGCGTCTGGTCGCCGTGATGGATACCCTGCGTCAGGGTGGGTTCTTGTCCATTTCTATCGCTACCCGGAAATTGTGA
- a CDS encoding energy transducer TonB family protein: MYQLYRSRHAISWLPLPVFATCLFFASQQPPLKVQQHYDETAMALTLAEPEPIPQPEPIPEPEPVPQPEPEPEPTPVNDPDPIIEAPPVTPPKPEVKPKPKPEVKPKAETKPKPTPTPAKPTTPRPEAPAKRPAPAAPSAPSVNVAALENSYAQALRAQLEQTKRYPTGRQASLERPEGRVEVWLEVDRTGRVIDSGISSKARSMLLNRAAQASLQSIKQVRAFPADAFAGQNTKRFLATFDYQAQ; encoded by the coding sequence ATGTATCAGCTCTATCGCTCACGCCACGCCATCAGTTGGTTGCCGCTGCCGGTCTTTGCCACCTGCCTGTTCTTCGCCAGCCAACAGCCACCGCTGAAAGTTCAGCAGCATTACGACGAAACGGCCATGGCGCTCACGCTGGCTGAACCGGAACCGATTCCCCAGCCAGAACCGATCCCTGAGCCAGAACCGGTGCCACAACCTGAACCCGAGCCTGAGCCGACGCCGGTTAATGACCCCGATCCGATCATAGAAGCCCCGCCGGTTACGCCTCCGAAACCGGAAGTGAAGCCGAAGCCTAAACCAGAGGTTAAACCCAAGGCGGAAACTAAACCTAAGCCAACACCCACGCCAGCCAAGCCGACGACACCACGCCCGGAAGCTCCGGCCAAGCGCCCGGCACCGGCTGCCCCTTCCGCGCCGTCGGTAAATGTCGCCGCGCTGGAAAATAGCTATGCGCAGGCGCTGCGTGCGCAGCTTGAACAAACCAAGCGCTATCCAACCGGACGTCAGGCGTCACTCGAACGTCCCGAAGGTCGCGTTGAAGTCTGGCTGGAGGTCGATCGCACAGGACGCGTCATCGATTCCGGCATCAGCAGCAAAGCACGCAGCATGCTGCTGAATCGGGCGGCACAAGCCAGCCTACAGAGCATCAAACAGGTTCGAGCCTTTCCCGCCGACGCCTTTGCAGGACAAAACACAAAACGCTTTTTAGCCACGTTCGATTATCAGGCGCAGTAG
- a CDS encoding TonB-dependent receptor family protein — MKPFKLSGVCLSVVGVLLAGSSLAEEATNVGTINVQGQPLGAGLMVQEDSAKSRSTVTKDALDKMPAAGNAIDKLKYTAGLNVSSNDASGLSGVSYTMRGMSADQVGLSSDGIPVNDSGDYAVYPNGMGDPENLEQIFVTQGSSEMDGPHIGASGGNIGLVSHRPAKEFGGFVKQTFGSNNLSKTFARLETGQHNGFSSWLSYSYTDSDKWRGAGYSRADKVEWNGLYEHENGHSSSLIVKYNQQDTINYSTLSKRQFEQNGRKMDYATTPVYNSRGQISQYYKLNRNNFETLNVTFTQKLQLRDNLALTLQPYYFSTNGGSFGSGNASVLSATSDRAGNYDLSNLTSNTYYRPSWTETWRPGITTKLKWDLSDEHSLDIGYWFERARQRQTQPFIPIKSDGTPANISGKPGDADQITDANGKVVQGRNQFTVTPAHKIWVQDTWFFSPEWTFTGGLAYQHVERDGTNLGSLYNVAEKKNKKYHEFLPSFNAAYRINTENQVFYNITRNMRTPPNYVLYNVGDSINTKPELSWNQELGWRFQNEDMLLSASLFFIRFTDRQISSRNADGDYEMINAGKVENKGLELEWSGKLPHNFNYFAAYTYTDTEQKNNLATSGSQLPTTGKQVANAPKNMLNLGLGYDDGLYYAGVNSRYVGSFYGDMTNDEKIGGRTVFDLSAGVYLPVDKKIVKSATLRFCVNNLFDKEYLDSARSVSFNSRSYNGVSAGTPFYNVGEERTFSASLEATF; from the coding sequence ATGAAACCGTTCAAACTTTCTGGGGTATGTTTGTCCGTCGTCGGCGTATTACTGGCAGGATCCTCGCTGGCGGAAGAAGCAACAAATGTCGGCACGATCAACGTACAGGGACAACCGCTCGGCGCAGGCTTAATGGTTCAAGAAGACAGCGCTAAATCGCGCTCGACCGTGACAAAAGACGCGCTGGATAAGATGCCCGCAGCAGGCAACGCCATTGATAAACTGAAATACACCGCAGGCCTGAACGTCAGCAGCAACGACGCCAGCGGCTTAAGTGGCGTCAGCTATACCATGCGCGGCATGAGTGCGGATCAGGTCGGCCTGTCATCCGACGGCATTCCCGTCAATGACTCCGGCGACTACGCCGTGTACCCGAACGGCATGGGCGATCCGGAAAACCTGGAACAGATCTTCGTTACCCAAGGTTCATCAGAAATGGATGGCCCGCACATCGGTGCTAGCGGCGGCAATATCGGGCTGGTTTCCCACCGTCCGGCGAAAGAATTTGGCGGCTTCGTTAAGCAAACGTTCGGCAGCAACAACCTCAGCAAGACCTTCGCACGTCTGGAAACCGGTCAACACAACGGCTTCAGCAGTTGGCTCTCCTACTCGTATACCGACTCCGACAAATGGCGCGGAGCAGGCTATTCCCGTGCCGATAAAGTCGAATGGAACGGCCTGTATGAACATGAAAATGGCCACAGCAGCAGCCTGATTGTGAAATACAATCAGCAAGATACCATCAACTACTCAACGTTGAGCAAACGGCAGTTCGAGCAAAACGGGCGTAAGATGGATTACGCCACGACGCCGGTTTACAACAGCCGTGGACAGATTTCCCAATACTACAAACTCAACCGCAATAACTTTGAAACGCTGAATGTCACGTTCACGCAGAAATTGCAGCTGCGCGATAATCTGGCGCTGACGTTACAGCCCTACTATTTCTCGACGAACGGCGGCAGCTTCGGCAGCGGAAATGCCAGCGTGTTATCTGCGACGTCAGACCGCGCGGGTAACTACGATCTCAGCAATCTGACCTCCAACACCTACTACCGTCCGTCATGGACGGAAACCTGGCGACCGGGTATCACCACCAAGCTGAAATGGGATCTTAGCGACGAGCATAGCCTGGATATCGGCTATTGGTTCGAGCGTGCCCGCCAGCGTCAAACGCAGCCGTTTATTCCGATTAAGAGCGACGGCACGCCGGCTAACATCTCCGGCAAACCCGGCGACGCGGATCAGATCACCGACGCGAACGGGAAAGTGGTTCAAGGCCGTAACCAGTTTACCGTCACACCTGCCCACAAAATCTGGGTTCAGGACACCTGGTTCTTCTCTCCGGAATGGACATTCACCGGCGGTCTGGCCTATCAGCACGTAGAGCGTGACGGGACTAACCTCGGCAGCTTGTATAACGTCGCAGAGAAAAAGAACAAAAAGTACCACGAATTCCTGCCCAGCTTTAATGCAGCCTACCGCATCAATACCGAAAATCAGGTGTTCTATAACATCACGCGCAATATGCGTACCCCGCCCAACTACGTCTTGTACAACGTTGGCGATTCCATCAATACCAAACCTGAGCTGAGCTGGAATCAGGAACTCGGCTGGCGCTTCCAGAATGAGGACATGCTGCTGAGCGCCTCGCTGTTCTTTATCCGCTTTACCGATCGTCAAATCTCCAGCCGTAACGCCGATGGCGACTACGAAATGATCAACGCCGGGAAAGTAGAAAACAAAGGTCTGGAGTTGGAATGGAGCGGCAAACTGCCTCATAACTTCAACTACTTTGCGGCTTACACCTATACAGACACCGAGCAGAAAAACAATCTCGCCACCAGCGGTAGCCAGCTTCCCACCACGGGCAAGCAGGTCGCCAACGCGCCGAAAAACATGCTCAACCTCGGACTGGGCTATGACGATGGCCTCTACTATGCCGGTGTAAATAGCCGCTATGTCGGATCGTTCTACGGCGACATGACCAATGACGAGAAGATCGGTGGACGTACCGTTTTCGATCTCAGCGCCGGTGTCTATCTGCCAGTGGATAAGAAGATCGTGAAAAGCGCCACCTTACGCTTTTGCGTCAACAACCTGTTCGACAAAGAGTATCTCGACTCTGCACGTTCAGTGAGCTTCAACTCAAGATCGTATAACGGCGTATCGGCAGGCACACCGTTTTACAACGTCGGGGAAGAACGCACCTTCAGCGCCTCACTGGAAGCCACGTTCTAA
- a CDS encoding MotA/TolQ/ExbB proton channel family protein: MNADMLHEIIFYVMYASLVIALMIIIERSLYFSYTRRQAKRLERALTADIRHVHDLPGALTQRPSLPIAVVTPVLAQSHQAENRDALNDLIDAQYLQSKPQLSRGLWILETVVTAAPLLGLLGTIMGIIETFKALSAAGISDPSQVSAGMGTALYATGLGIAIALVCLLGNNFLQSRMEHINEMLKVLLIRAGMPHTRQQKAGPAVAHNSMTDSAVTDKAMAEKRYA; this comes from the coding sequence ATGAACGCCGATATGCTGCACGAGATTATTTTCTACGTCATGTACGCCTCACTGGTGATCGCCCTGATGATCATCATCGAACGCAGTCTCTACTTTTCCTATACGCGTCGGCAGGCCAAACGGCTGGAACGCGCCCTGACAGCGGATATTCGCCACGTTCACGATCTGCCGGGCGCGCTGACCCAGCGCCCTAGTCTGCCCATCGCCGTCGTCACGCCCGTGCTGGCGCAGTCACATCAGGCAGAAAACCGCGATGCGCTTAACGACCTGATCGACGCACAATATCTGCAAAGTAAGCCGCAGCTGTCGCGTGGACTATGGATTCTGGAAACGGTCGTCACCGCAGCACCGTTACTGGGGCTGCTGGGTACCATCATGGGGATTATCGAAACCTTCAAAGCGCTGTCTGCCGCTGGCATCTCCGACCCAAGCCAGGTTTCTGCCGGAATGGGAACCGCGTTGTACGCGACCGGACTGGGGATCGCCATCGCGCTGGTTTGCCTGCTGGGCAATAATTTCCTACAAAGCCGAATGGAACACATCAATGAAATGCTGAAAGTCCTGCTGATTCGCGCCGGAATGCCGCATACTCGCCAGCAGAAAGCGGGCCCAGCTGTAGCGCACAATTCCATGACAGACAGTGCCGTGACAGACAAAGCAATGGCGGAGAAGCGCTATGCTTAA
- a CDS encoding phospholipase D-like domain-containing protein yields the protein MLNRGGFTSSGRRWKHYINTLLTGGVLFIVSTSAYADASASGYRIPGYELVYDAPVETTLTVPDLRPSDAVWISLFDHAQHTIELGQFYVANQAGTRFDNVLQHLRAAGERGVRIRLLLEEKGLKISTQDTLEQLKTIPNLELRVIPFERLSGGIVHAKYLLVDGKQAYMGSQNLDWRALEHIHETGLLIDDPRVVTQISAIFEQDWQAQARLTQGETVAPLPATTQPADRSGNYLVASPKAFNPAGVIDSEEELPRLLAEAQQLVRIQVMDYVPLSYGPDKTRPYYAVIDNAIRTAAARGVQIELMVSEWSTKMPNIAYLKSLALLPNIQIKTVSIPQASGGFIPFARVIHSKIMTIDGKKAWIGTSNWSGGYLDNSRNLEMVIQNPAMAQRVDMLYTQLWNSEYAHPLRIDYDYPRPDPGGMKEKEKEKENSPSSTIVGTVNAP from the coding sequence ATGCTTAATCGTGGTGGCTTCACGAGTTCGGGGCGACGCTGGAAGCATTACATCAACACACTGCTGACAGGAGGCGTATTGTTTATTGTGAGTACGTCAGCCTATGCGGACGCCAGCGCGAGCGGCTATCGCATTCCCGGCTATGAATTAGTGTACGACGCCCCGGTGGAAACCACGCTGACCGTCCCCGATCTACGCCCCAGCGATGCGGTGTGGATATCGCTGTTTGATCATGCCCAACACACCATTGAGTTGGGTCAATTCTATGTCGCGAATCAGGCGGGAACGCGCTTTGATAACGTCTTACAGCATCTGCGTGCCGCCGGAGAACGCGGCGTACGAATCCGCCTGCTGCTTGAAGAAAAAGGGCTAAAAATTTCCACGCAGGACACGCTGGAGCAGCTCAAAACGATTCCGAATCTGGAACTGCGCGTGATTCCTTTTGAACGCCTGAGCGGCGGTATTGTGCATGCCAAATACCTGCTGGTTGATGGCAAACAGGCTTACATGGGTAGCCAGAATCTTGACTGGCGAGCGCTGGAGCACATTCACGAAACGGGATTATTGATCGACGATCCCCGTGTGGTGACTCAGATTAGCGCTATTTTTGAACAAGACTGGCAGGCACAGGCGCGACTGACCCAAGGCGAAACCGTTGCGCCGCTGCCCGCCACAACGCAACCCGCTGACCGCTCCGGCAACTATCTGGTTGCCAGCCCCAAAGCGTTTAATCCCGCTGGCGTGATAGATTCCGAAGAAGAACTTCCCCGCCTGTTGGCCGAAGCCCAGCAGTTGGTTCGCATTCAGGTGATGGATTACGTCCCGCTCTCCTACGGCCCGGATAAAACGCGCCCGTACTACGCGGTGATCGATAACGCGATTCGCACCGCCGCCGCACGCGGCGTCCAGATCGAGCTGATGGTGTCCGAATGGAGCACCAAAATGCCGAATATCGCCTATCTGAAAAGCCTGGCATTGCTACCCAACATCCAGATAAAAACGGTGTCTATACCGCAAGCCAGCGGCGGCTTCATTCCTTTTGCTCGCGTGATTCACAGTAAGATCATGACCATCGACGGCAAGAAAGCCTGGATCGGCACCAGCAACTGGAGCGGCGGCTATCTGGATAACTCGCGCAATCTGGAGATGGTGATTCAGAACCCAGCGATGGCACAGCGGGTAGACATGCTTTATACACAACTGTGGAACAGCGAGTACGCGCATCCTCTGCGCATTGATTATGATTACCCGCGGCCCGATCCGGGTGGCATGAAAGAGAAAGAGAAAGAGAAGGAAAACAGCCCTTCGTCCACGATAGTCGGTACGGTCAACGCACCGTAG
- a CDS encoding esterase-like activity of phytase family protein — translation MKHTLLALLVAGFLPFSVQAAGEKVTRYVVTFPASERVAYQGKFAQNFPNGLPVGIGSGLYFTGKQGDDLMFTTVTDRGPNADAPLVGEKEAKIFASPDYAPLMMDIRVSAKAAEAINARPLHDAEGNITGLPLPADIIGTTNEVALNDALQPLSTSQRGLDTEGITPDGKGGFWLCDEYGPFLIHVDASGKILQKFGPTPAGSEHSVASGLPNIIKWRQPNRGFEGLTRLPDGTIVMAVQSTLDIDGKSKNKAQFTRLVMFNPETKTSRMVGYPINIDSYKKAKDAKIGDIVALDNQRILLVEQGADKDKQMQNRIYLVDLSKASDLTPFDADGKSPEFDDLAQLEKRGITLASKQELVDLRKLGWQQEKVEGLALVDKQTLAVINDNDFGLQSVLQSPVKAKDKADDYQVTADGKLTRDGKAVETTLAIKPLEKPEADNELWVITLPQPLR, via the coding sequence ATGAAACATACGTTGTTAGCACTGCTGGTTGCCGGATTTTTGCCGTTCAGCGTTCAGGCCGCAGGAGAAAAAGTGACGCGCTATGTCGTCACCTTCCCAGCCAGCGAACGCGTTGCGTATCAGGGCAAATTCGCCCAGAACTTCCCCAACGGCCTGCCTGTCGGTATTGGTTCCGGTCTCTATTTCACCGGCAAACAGGGCGACGATCTGATGTTCACCACCGTCACCGATCGCGGCCCAAATGCCGATGCGCCGCTGGTCGGCGAGAAAGAAGCCAAGATCTTCGCCAGTCCTGACTACGCACCGCTGATGATGGATATTCGGGTCAGCGCGAAAGCCGCCGAGGCGATCAACGCCCGTCCACTGCACGATGCCGAGGGCAATATCACCGGCCTGCCACTGCCCGCGGACATTATCGGCACCACCAACGAAGTGGCGCTGAACGATGCACTGCAACCGCTCAGCACCAGCCAGCGCGGTCTGGACACCGAAGGGATTACGCCGGACGGCAAAGGCGGCTTCTGGCTGTGTGACGAATACGGTCCGTTCCTGATTCACGTTGATGCCAGCGGGAAAATCCTGCAAAAATTCGGGCCAACGCCTGCGGGCAGCGAGCATTCGGTCGCCAGCGGTTTACCGAATATCATCAAGTGGCGTCAGCCGAATCGGGGTTTTGAAGGGCTGACCCGCCTGCCGGACGGCACGATCGTCATGGCCGTGCAAAGCACGCTGGATATCGACGGCAAAAGCAAAAACAAAGCGCAGTTTACACGTCTGGTGATGTTTAACCCGGAAACCAAAACCAGCCGCATGGTGGGCTACCCCATCAACATCGACAGCTATAAGAAAGCGAAGGATGCCAAGATCGGCGATATCGTCGCGCTGGATAATCAGCGTATTTTACTGGTCGAGCAAGGCGCGGATAAAGACAAGCAAATGCAGAACCGCATCTATCTGGTCGATCTCAGCAAGGCAAGTGACCTGACGCCGTTCGATGCCGATGGCAAATCGCCGGAGTTTGACGATCTCGCCCAGTTGGAAAAACGCGGCATTACGCTGGCGAGTAAGCAGGAGCTGGTGGATCTACGTAAGCTCGGCTGGCAGCAGGAGAAAGTGGAAGGTCTGGCGCTGGTCGATAAGCAAACGCTGGCTGTCATTAACGACAACGATTTTGGCCTGCAATCCGTGCTGCAATCCCCGGTGAAAGCGAAAGATAAGGCGGACGACTATCAGGTTACTGCCGATGGTAAACTGACGCGAGATGGCAAAGCGGTCGAGACGACGTTAGCCATCAAACCGTTAGAGAAGCCAGAAGCCGATAACGAACTGTGGGTGATTACTCTGCCGCAGCCGCTCAGGTAG